The proteins below come from a single Thermopolyspora flexuosa genomic window:
- a CDS encoding D-alanyl-D-alanine carboxypeptidase family protein codes for MRRLWGCWGVRPVSVVVACVLLPAAPAYALQAPTGAPDSGRMVRAGVTVQPTAQGDRLPNGPAARRSGTAEPRPVVGGERLASRGLVLPRGVKPPPKTKAAAFVVADADTGEVLAAKDPHGRYRPASTLKILTAVTLLRAGIDKNMKVKPSVTAVNQEGSAVGLKPQRIYTVDDLMLALMMVSGNDAAMALAEANGGLAATLRAMNAEARRLQAYDTVAKTPSGLDKPGQLTSAYDLALISRAGLAYPDFRRYVGTRLADFPAPRGKTYQIANHNRLLGRYKGMIGVKNGWTSKAQASFVGAARRDGHTIIVAIMRHKGYFWDEVAALLDWGFAVRGKAEPVGHLVDPLPEPALSPSPDGPKAAAPAATPSASATAAANPDGGTGDAPGAAASAESATSGVVPYTVGAALLAALLWIVTGLVRGATRSRGRRARRR; via the coding sequence ATGCGAAGGTTGTGGGGGTGCTGGGGCGTACGTCCGGTCTCGGTGGTCGTCGCGTGTGTGCTGCTGCCGGCGGCTCCGGCATACGCCCTCCAGGCGCCCACCGGCGCGCCGGACTCCGGCCGCATGGTCCGGGCCGGGGTCACGGTCCAGCCTACGGCCCAGGGGGACCGCCTCCCCAACGGGCCCGCCGCCCGCCGGTCCGGTACGGCGGAGCCGCGGCCCGTGGTCGGCGGGGAACGGCTGGCGAGCCGCGGGCTCGTGCTGCCCCGCGGGGTGAAGCCGCCGCCGAAGACCAAGGCGGCCGCGTTCGTCGTCGCCGACGCCGACACCGGCGAGGTGCTCGCGGCCAAGGACCCGCACGGGCGCTACCGCCCGGCGAGCACGCTGAAGATCCTCACCGCGGTCACCCTGCTGCGCGCCGGCATCGACAAGAACATGAAGGTCAAGCCGAGCGTCACCGCGGTCAACCAGGAGGGCAGCGCGGTCGGGCTCAAGCCGCAGCGCATCTACACCGTCGACGACCTCATGCTCGCGCTCATGATGGTCTCCGGCAACGACGCGGCGATGGCGCTCGCCGAGGCGAACGGCGGCCTCGCGGCCACGCTGCGCGCGATGAACGCCGAGGCGCGGCGGCTGCAGGCGTACGACACGGTCGCCAAGACCCCGAGCGGGCTCGACAAGCCGGGGCAGCTCACCTCCGCCTACGACCTCGCGCTGATCAGCCGGGCGGGCCTGGCGTACCCCGACTTCCGGCGCTACGTCGGCACCCGGCTCGCCGACTTCCCCGCGCCGCGCGGCAAGACGTACCAGATCGCCAACCACAACCGGCTGCTCGGCCGGTACAAGGGCATGATCGGCGTGAAGAACGGCTGGACGTCGAAGGCGCAGGCGAGCTTCGTGGGCGCGGCGCGGCGCGACGGCCACACGATCATCGTCGCGATCATGCGGCACAAGGGCTACTTCTGGGACGAGGTCGCCGCGCTGCTCGACTGGGGCTTCGCGGTGCGCGGCAAGGCCGAGCCCGTCGGTCACCTCGTCGACCCGCTGCCGGAGCCCGCGCTCAGCCCGTCGCCCGACGGGCCGAAGGCCGCCGCCCCGGCCGCCACCCCGAGCGCCTCCGCCACGGCCGCGGCGAACCCGGACGGCGGTACCGGCGACGCGCCGGGCGCCGCCGCCTCGGCGGAGTCCGCCACGTCCGGCGTGGTGCCGTACACCGTGGGCGCGGCCCTGCTCGCCGCCCTGCTGTGGATCGTTACAGGCCTGGTGCGGGGCGCGACCCGGTCGCGCGGGCGGCGCGCCCGCCGCCGCTGA
- a CDS encoding SCO4848 family membrane protein, with product MTRRGAAFLLGLAAFMIIEWINLGFNLQDGHETSFYVIHGILIVVNVILGAILGVIGLRAWRATGDDARRTGTGERTPSGSTRA from the coding sequence ATGACGCGACGCGGAGCGGCGTTCCTCCTCGGCCTCGCCGCCTTCATGATCATCGAGTGGATCAACCTGGGCTTCAACCTCCAGGACGGCCACGAGACCTCGTTCTACGTGATCCACGGCATCCTCATCGTGGTGAACGTGATCCTCGGCGCGATCCTCGGCGTGATCGGCCTGCGCGCCTGGCGGGCCACCGGGGACGACGCGCGGCGGACCGGCACCGGCGAGCGGACCCCGTCGGGGAGCACCCGGGCCTGA
- a CDS encoding glutamate--cysteine ligase → MGIEFTPSRGASLGVEWELQLVDRQTRRLRQDAGEVLAEIRDLSEAPRPKAMHELMQSQIEIVTGVCHTVAEVLQDLSGTIERIRQVVEPRGTGLACTGTHAISDWREAVYAPIQRYAELVEEMQWLAWRIQTFGVHVHVGVRERDKVIPIVNALAAYLPHFLALTASSPFWGGQDTGLASSRAIVFGALPTAGPPHLLADWAEFEEYMETLMRAGTIKSIKEVWWDVRPHPDLGTIEIRMFDGIPTLREVGMVTALSQCLVHQFDQQLDRGYRLPRPPAWVVRDNKWRATRYGMDAVIVTDDRGATAPLRDVLYELHRELEPIADRLGCAEELAVMSEVLEHGGSAERQRAVIAEGGTLEDVVDATMIELAENRFVTSRQHLVDGTVDHAGT, encoded by the coding sequence GTGGGGATCGAGTTCACGCCCTCGCGTGGCGCCAGCCTGGGCGTCGAATGGGAACTCCAGCTCGTGGACCGGCAGACCCGCCGGCTACGGCAGGACGCCGGGGAGGTGCTCGCCGAGATCCGCGACCTGAGCGAGGCCCCGCGACCCAAGGCGATGCACGAACTGATGCAATCGCAAATCGAGATCGTTACCGGGGTCTGTCACACGGTAGCGGAGGTGCTGCAGGATCTTAGCGGTACCATCGAACGTATCCGCCAGGTCGTCGAACCGCGGGGCACCGGGCTCGCGTGCACGGGGACGCACGCCATCAGCGATTGGCGTGAGGCCGTCTACGCCCCCATCCAGCGCTACGCCGAGCTGGTGGAGGAGATGCAGTGGCTGGCATGGCGCATACAAACATTTGGCGTACATGTCCACGTGGGGGTGCGGGAGAGGGATAAAGTCATCCCCATCGTCAACGCACTCGCGGCCTACCTGCCGCATTTTCTCGCGTTGACGGCCTCCAGCCCGTTCTGGGGCGGTCAGGACACCGGACTCGCCTCCAGTCGGGCCATCGTTTTTGGAGCCCTGCCCACGGCCGGCCCACCCCACCTGCTGGCCGACTGGGCGGAGTTCGAGGAGTACATGGAAACGCTCATGCGTGCCGGGACCATCAAAAGCATCAAGGAGGTGTGGTGGGATGTCCGGCCACACCCCGATCTCGGCACGATCGAGATTCGCATGTTCGACGGCATCCCGACCCTCCGCGAGGTCGGGATGGTGACCGCGCTGTCGCAGTGCCTGGTCCACCAGTTCGACCAGCAGCTCGACCGCGGTTACAGGCTGCCGCGCCCGCCGGCGTGGGTGGTGCGGGACAACAAGTGGCGCGCCACCCGGTACGGCATGGACGCCGTGATCGTCACCGACGACCGCGGCGCCACCGCGCCGCTGCGCGACGTGCTCTACGAGCTGCACCGGGAGCTCGAGCCGATCGCGGACCGGCTGGGCTGCGCCGAGGAGCTCGCCGTGATGAGCGAGGTTCTGGAGCACGGCGGGTCGGCCGAGCGACAGCGGGCAGTGATAGCGGAGGGCGGCACGCTCGAGGACGTGGTGGACGCCACGATGATCGAGCTCGCCGAGAACCGGTTTGTGACGTCACGACAACACTTGGTGGATGGAACGGTGGATCATGCGGGGACGTGA
- a CDS encoding amidohydrolase: MRGRELRGELDAFLSAREDELIAFRRDLHAHPELGFAEHRTTQRVMDRLIRAGLEPARLPRGTGLICDIGSGDGPTVALRADLDALPLMDEKDVPYRSTVQGVCHACGHDVHTTVVLGAGLFLAQQAEAGLLPGRVRLVFQPAEEVPGGALRVMEAGGISGVDRIFALHCDPRLDVGHIGMRVGAITAACDKVTVRLSGPGGHTARPHLTADLVYALAKIVTELPAALSRRVDPRSSLSLVWGRVQAGSVANAIPDDGLAEGTVRCLDEQAWHDAPDLFKALLESVASAYGVEADLGYVRGVPPTINEATSVQMMRDAVEQVLGPEAAMPTPQSLGGEDFGWYLESIPGAMARLGTRTPGDPRELDIHQGTFDVDERCIAVGVRTLAATALTALWEGGRPVGEEAAAEAVVA; encoded by the coding sequence ATGCGGGGACGTGAACTGCGGGGGGAACTAGACGCGTTCCTGAGCGCGCGGGAGGACGAGCTCATCGCCTTCCGCCGTGACCTTCACGCGCATCCCGAGCTGGGATTCGCCGAACACCGCACCACCCAGCGCGTCATGGACCGGCTGATCCGCGCCGGGCTGGAACCGGCGCGGCTTCCCCGCGGCACCGGCCTCATCTGCGACATCGGCAGCGGCGACGGCCCCACGGTCGCGCTCCGCGCCGATCTTGACGCGCTTCCCCTCATGGACGAGAAGGACGTTCCCTACCGCTCCACCGTGCAGGGCGTCTGCCACGCCTGCGGCCACGACGTGCACACCACCGTGGTGCTCGGCGCGGGCCTCTTCCTCGCCCAGCAGGCCGAGGCCGGGCTGCTGCCCGGCCGGGTCCGGCTCGTGTTCCAGCCCGCCGAGGAGGTGCCCGGCGGCGCGCTGCGGGTGATGGAGGCGGGCGGCATCAGCGGCGTGGACCGCATCTTCGCCCTGCACTGCGACCCGCGCCTCGACGTCGGCCACATCGGCATGCGGGTCGGCGCGATCACCGCCGCCTGCGACAAGGTCACGGTACGGCTCAGCGGCCCCGGCGGCCACACCGCCCGGCCCCACCTCACCGCCGACCTCGTCTACGCGCTCGCCAAGATCGTGACCGAGCTGCCCGCGGCGCTCTCCCGCCGGGTGGACCCGCGGTCCTCGCTCTCCCTGGTCTGGGGCCGGGTGCAGGCCGGCTCGGTGGCGAACGCCATCCCCGACGACGGCCTCGCCGAGGGCACCGTGCGCTGCCTCGACGAGCAGGCCTGGCACGACGCGCCCGACCTGTTCAAGGCGCTGCTGGAGTCGGTGGCGAGCGCCTACGGCGTGGAGGCCGACCTCGGCTACGTGCGCGGCGTGCCGCCCACGATCAACGAGGCGACCAGCGTGCAGATGATGCGGGACGCCGTGGAGCAGGTGCTCGGCCCGGAGGCCGCGATGCCGACCCCGCAGTCGCTCGGCGGCGAGGACTTCGGCTGGTACCTGGAGTCGATCCCGGGCGCGATGGCCCGGCTCGGCACCCGCACCCCCGGCGACCCGCGCGAGCTCGACATCCACCAGGGCACCTTCGACGTCGACGAGCGCTGCATCGCCGTCGGCGTGCGCACCCTCGCGGCCACCGCGCTCACCGCGCTGTGGGAGGGCGGCCGCCCGGTCGGCGAGGAGGCCGCCGCGGAGGCGGTCGTCGCCTGA
- a CDS encoding BMP family lipoprotein, whose translation MLRDRVRRLGAAVLAGALVTMGAAACGGGEESSGEAAPSGAASGGSNLKVGLAYDVGGRGDQSFNDAAAAGLDKAKAELNLAEARELSAGPGETDAQKEERLRLLASSGYNPIIAVGFAYSGALGKVAKEFPDVKFAIVDDAVEGSNITNLLFAEHEGSFLVGAAAALKSEKNNIGFIGGVRTPLIEKFQAGYEAGAKSVKPDIKIQSDYLTDPPDFNGFNDPAKGKTTAEGMYDAGADVIYQAAGGSGGGVFEAAKAANAWAIGVDSDQAKTADPGVRDVIITSMLKKVDVAVFDFIKSVSDGSVQAGPKVYDLKAGGVDYSTTGGKIDDITAKLDELKQRIISGEITVPDKLS comes from the coding sequence TTGCTCCGCGATCGAGTTCGCAGACTGGGCGCCGCCGTACTCGCGGGTGCCCTCGTCACCATGGGGGCCGCCGCGTGTGGCGGAGGCGAGGAGAGCAGCGGTGAGGCCGCTCCGAGCGGCGCCGCGTCCGGGGGTTCGAACCTGAAGGTGGGCCTCGCCTACGACGTGGGCGGGCGCGGTGACCAGTCGTTCAACGACGCCGCCGCGGCGGGCCTCGACAAGGCGAAGGCGGAGCTGAACCTCGCCGAGGCGCGCGAGCTGTCGGCGGGCCCGGGTGAGACCGACGCGCAGAAGGAGGAGCGGCTGCGGCTGCTCGCCAGCAGCGGCTACAACCCGATCATCGCGGTCGGCTTCGCGTACTCCGGCGCGCTCGGCAAGGTCGCCAAGGAGTTCCCGGACGTCAAGTTCGCCATCGTCGACGACGCCGTCGAGGGCTCGAACATCACCAACCTGCTCTTCGCCGAGCACGAGGGCTCCTTCCTGGTCGGCGCGGCCGCGGCGCTGAAGAGCGAGAAGAACAACATCGGCTTCATCGGCGGCGTGCGCACCCCGCTGATCGAGAAGTTCCAGGCCGGCTACGAGGCGGGCGCCAAGTCGGTGAAGCCGGACATCAAGATCCAGTCCGACTACCTCACCGACCCGCCGGACTTCAACGGCTTCAACGACCCGGCCAAGGGCAAGACCACCGCCGAGGGCATGTACGACGCCGGCGCGGACGTCATCTACCAGGCCGCGGGCGGCTCCGGCGGCGGCGTGTTCGAGGCCGCGAAGGCCGCGAACGCGTGGGCGATCGGCGTCGACTCCGACCAGGCGAAGACCGCCGACCCGGGCGTGCGGGACGTGATCATCACGTCGATGCTGAAGAAGGTGGACGTCGCCGTCTTCGACTTCATCAAGAGCGTGAGCGACGGCTCGGTGCAGGCCGGCCCGAAGGTCTACGACCTGAAGGCGGGCGGCGTCGACTACTCCACCACCGGCGGCAAGATCGACGACATCACCGCCAAGCTCGACGAGCTCAAGCAAAGGATCATCAGCGGCGAGATCACCGTTCCCGACAAGCTCTCCTGA
- a CDS encoding ABC transporter ATP-binding protein — protein MVANKNIELSVAAGHVHAIVGENGAGKSTLMKILYGMLRPDEGEIRVNGEKVTFHSPADAIAAGIGMVHQHFMLADNLTVLENVILGSEPRRMFGIDFAAARRRIKEISETYGLGVDPDALVEDIGVGERQRVEILKVLYRGARILILDEPTAVLVPQEVEELFRNLRSLVEQGLTIIFISHKLDEVLSVADAITVIRRGETVANVSPKEVTARRLAELMVGSELPSPQTGESTVTDEVALEVSGLSMVKDGRPLLSGIDLRIRKGEVVGIAGVEGNGQAELVEAIMGMRPIDSGTIRLLGEDITHWPTLRRRERGIAYIPEDRHRHGLLLDAPLWENRILGHQTRRPNVKGFWIDRAGARRDTQRIVERYDVRTPGIDVAASALSGGNQQKLIVGREMSGDPVVLIAAHPTRGVDVGAQAAIWDHLREARANGLAVLLISADLDELIGLSDTLKVILRGRLVAEFDPSRVTPDELGSAMTGAQEVA, from the coding sequence GTGGTCGCCAACAAGAACATCGAGCTCAGCGTCGCCGCCGGCCACGTTCACGCCATCGTGGGCGAGAACGGGGCCGGCAAGTCGACGCTGATGAAGATCCTGTACGGCATGCTGCGCCCCGACGAGGGCGAGATCAGGGTCAACGGCGAGAAGGTCACCTTCCACTCCCCGGCCGACGCGATCGCGGCCGGGATCGGCATGGTGCACCAGCACTTCATGCTCGCCGACAACCTGACCGTGCTGGAGAACGTGATCCTCGGCAGCGAGCCGCGGCGGATGTTCGGCATCGACTTCGCCGCGGCCCGCCGCCGGATCAAGGAGATCTCCGAGACGTACGGTCTCGGCGTCGACCCGGACGCGCTCGTCGAGGACATCGGGGTCGGCGAGCGGCAGCGCGTGGAGATCCTCAAGGTGCTCTACCGGGGCGCGCGCATCCTCATCCTCGACGAGCCCACCGCGGTGCTCGTGCCGCAGGAGGTGGAGGAGCTCTTCCGCAACCTGCGCTCGCTCGTCGAGCAGGGCCTGACCATCATCTTCATCTCGCACAAGCTCGACGAGGTGCTGTCCGTCGCCGACGCGATCACCGTGATCCGGCGCGGCGAGACCGTGGCGAACGTCTCCCCCAAGGAGGTCACCGCCCGCAGGCTCGCCGAGCTCATGGTCGGCAGCGAGCTGCCCAGCCCGCAGACCGGCGAGTCCACGGTTACCGACGAGGTCGCCCTGGAGGTGTCCGGCCTGTCCATGGTCAAGGACGGCCGGCCGCTGCTCTCCGGCATCGACCTGCGCATCCGCAAGGGCGAGGTGGTCGGCATCGCGGGCGTGGAGGGCAACGGGCAGGCCGAGCTGGTCGAGGCGATCATGGGCATGCGCCCGATCGACTCCGGCACCATCCGGCTGCTCGGCGAGGACATCACGCACTGGCCCACGCTGCGCCGCCGCGAGCGCGGCATCGCCTACATCCCCGAGGACCGGCACCGGCACGGCCTGCTGCTCGACGCGCCGCTGTGGGAGAACCGCATCCTCGGCCACCAGACCCGCCGCCCGAACGTCAAGGGCTTCTGGATCGACCGGGCCGGGGCACGCCGGGACACCCAGCGCATCGTCGAACGCTACGACGTGCGCACCCCGGGCATCGACGTGGCCGCGTCCGCGCTCTCCGGCGGCAACCAGCAGAAGCTCATCGTCGGCCGGGAGATGAGCGGCGACCCCGTGGTGCTCATCGCCGCCCACCCGACCCGCGGCGTCGACGTCGGCGCCCAGGCGGCGATCTGGGACCACCTGCGCGAGGCGCGCGCCAACGGGCTCGCCGTACTGCTCATCTCCGCCGACCTCGACGAGCTCATCGGCCTCTCCGACACGCTCAAGGTGATCCTGCGCGGGCGGCTGGTCGCCGAGTTCGACCCGTCCCGCGTCACCCCGGACGAGCTCGGGTCGGCGATGACGGGTGCTCAGGAGGTTGCGTGA
- a CDS encoding ABC transporter permease: MTGFVDRLLGRVPLNGVLAIVAPLLAVLFAALVTSIVLIVTGNPPVDTLLLMVEYGTRPRTLVLTINQATTFYLSAVAVAIGFRMNLFNIGVDGQYRLAALIAAAVGGAVVLPAPLHIALIVVVAVLVGALWAAIAGVLKVTRGVSEVISTIMLNAIATGLGAWLLTQWAVPISGSNNIGTRPIPESGRFPGFELIPGTTQQVFGFIIVAALVGVGFHVMLNHTRFGFELRATGQSEPAAVASGVNVKRMVVLAMIISGGTAGLVGMPQLLGHSYTYSLDFPAGLGFTGIAIALLGRNHPVGIVFASLLWAFLDNSAQILDLEAIPKEIVTIMQGTIVLSVIVAYELAHRYSQVALQRRVGRELGEVKA, translated from the coding sequence GTGACCGGTTTCGTCGACCGCCTGCTCGGGCGGGTCCCGCTCAACGGCGTGCTCGCGATCGTCGCGCCGCTGCTCGCCGTGCTGTTCGCGGCCCTGGTCACCTCGATCGTGCTGATCGTCACCGGCAACCCGCCGGTCGACACCCTGCTGCTCATGGTCGAGTACGGCACGCGGCCTCGCACGCTCGTGCTCACCATCAACCAGGCCACCACCTTCTACCTGTCCGCGGTCGCGGTGGCGATCGGGTTCCGGATGAACCTGTTCAACATCGGCGTGGACGGCCAGTACCGGCTCGCCGCGCTGATCGCGGCCGCGGTCGGCGGCGCGGTGGTGCTGCCCGCGCCGCTGCACATCGCGCTCATCGTCGTGGTGGCGGTGCTCGTCGGCGCGCTCTGGGCGGCGATCGCGGGCGTGCTCAAGGTCACCCGCGGGGTGAGCGAGGTCATCTCGACGATCATGCTGAACGCGATCGCGACCGGCCTCGGCGCGTGGCTGCTCACCCAGTGGGCGGTGCCGATCTCGGGCAGCAACAACATCGGCACCCGGCCGATCCCGGAGTCCGGGCGCTTCCCCGGCTTCGAGCTGATCCCCGGCACCACGCAGCAGGTGTTCGGGTTCATCATCGTCGCCGCGCTCGTCGGCGTCGGCTTCCACGTGATGCTCAACCACACCCGGTTCGGGTTCGAGCTGCGCGCCACCGGGCAGTCCGAGCCCGCCGCGGTGGCGAGCGGCGTGAACGTCAAGCGGATGGTCGTCCTCGCGATGATCATCTCGGGCGGTACGGCCGGGCTGGTGGGCATGCCGCAGCTGCTCGGCCACTCCTACACCTACAGCCTCGACTTCCCGGCCGGGCTCGGCTTCACCGGGATCGCGATCGCGCTGCTCGGCCGCAACCACCCGGTCGGCATCGTGTTCGCCTCGCTGCTGTGGGCCTTCCTCGACAACTCCGCCCAGATCCTCGACCTGGAGGCGATCCCCAAGGAGATCGTCACCATCATGCAGGGCACGATCGTGCTCTCCGTCATCGTCGCCTACGAGCTGGCGCACCGGTACAGCCAGGTGGCGCTGCAGCGCCGCGTCGGCCGTGAGCTGGGGGAGGTGAAGGCGTGA
- a CDS encoding ABC transporter permease produces MSWQVLLLGLFGLLVLLSVARVLTGANDITSGGTFGAALGLAVPIGLAALGGLWSERAGVVNIGLEGMMIFGTWFGAWGALQFSSPWAGVIAGLIGGALGGLLHAIATVTFGVDHIISGVAITMLGQGVTQYLSKLVFEGMPGGGETQSPRVPAPERVSIPGIGEPLQTLEAKGWFLLSDVAGLLRGLTQNVSLLTIVAILLVPLSYWLLWRTAFGLRLRSCGERPVAAESLGVNVYFYKYVAVIVSGALAGLGGAFLSLVAAGIYREGQTGGRGFIGLAAMIFGNWRPGGLAGGAALFGFTDALQLRQGGVSVHALLLVIVLLLVAFAVYQAVRHRHVRAAVISAACALAVFVVFAVTDTVPDQFTSFTPHLATLLVLSLASQRLRMPAADGVPYRRGQAS; encoded by the coding sequence ATGTCGTGGCAGGTGCTGCTGCTCGGCCTGTTCGGACTGCTCGTGCTGCTGTCGGTCGCCCGGGTGCTCACCGGGGCGAACGACATCACCTCCGGCGGCACGTTCGGGGCCGCGCTCGGGCTCGCCGTACCGATCGGGCTCGCCGCGCTCGGCGGGTTGTGGTCGGAGCGGGCCGGGGTGGTGAACATCGGCCTCGAGGGCATGATGATCTTCGGCACCTGGTTCGGGGCGTGGGGGGCGCTGCAGTTCTCCAGCCCCTGGGCCGGGGTGATCGCCGGGCTGATCGGCGGCGCGCTCGGCGGCCTGCTGCACGCGATCGCCACCGTCACCTTCGGCGTCGACCACATCATCTCCGGCGTGGCGATCACCATGCTCGGCCAGGGCGTCACCCAGTACCTGTCGAAGCTCGTGTTCGAGGGCATGCCGGGCGGCGGCGAGACCCAGTCGCCGCGGGTGCCCGCGCCGGAGCGGGTGAGCATCCCGGGCATCGGCGAGCCGCTGCAGACCCTGGAGGCGAAGGGCTGGTTCCTGCTGTCCGACGTGGCCGGGCTGCTGCGCGGGCTCACCCAGAACGTCTCGCTGCTCACCATCGTGGCGATCCTGCTCGTCCCGCTCAGCTACTGGCTGCTGTGGCGGACGGCGTTCGGGCTGCGGCTGCGCTCCTGCGGCGAGCGGCCGGTGGCGGCCGAGTCGCTCGGCGTGAACGTCTACTTCTACAAGTACGTCGCGGTGATCGTGTCCGGCGCGCTCGCCGGGCTCGGCGGGGCGTTTCTCTCCCTGGTCGCGGCGGGCATCTACCGGGAGGGCCAGACCGGCGGCCGCGGCTTCATCGGCCTCGCCGCGATGATCTTCGGGAACTGGCGGCCGGGCGGGCTCGCCGGCGGCGCGGCGCTGTTCGGGTTCACCGACGCGCTCCAGCTCCGCCAGGGCGGGGTGTCGGTGCACGCGCTGCTGCTGGTGATCGTGCTGCTGCTCGTGGCGTTCGCGGTCTACCAGGCGGTACGGCACCGCCACGTGCGGGCGGCGGTGATCTCCGCGGCCTGCGCGCTCGCCGTGTTCGTCGTGTTCGCGGTCACCGACACGGTGCCCGACCAGTTCACCTCGTTCACGCCGCACCTGGCCACGCTGCTCGTGCTGTCGCTCGCCTCGCAGCGGCTGCGCATGCCGGCCGCGGACGGCGTGCCGTACCGGAGAGGACAGGCGTCATGA
- a CDS encoding cytidine deaminase — protein sequence MTEAPDRGATTEREIDWGLLRERAVEAMRRAYAPYSKFPVGAAALVDDGRVVVGCNVENASYGLGLCAECGLVSALHATGGGRLVALACVDGNGEPLMPCGRCRQLLYEHGGPEMLLQTAEGPKRMAEVLPLAFGPEDLGRVR from the coding sequence ATGACCGAAGCGCCGGACCGCGGCGCGACCACCGAGCGGGAGATCGACTGGGGGCTGCTGCGCGAGCGTGCCGTCGAGGCGATGCGCCGCGCGTACGCGCCGTACTCGAAGTTCCCGGTCGGCGCGGCGGCGCTCGTCGACGACGGGCGCGTGGTGGTCGGCTGCAACGTCGAGAACGCCTCCTACGGCCTCGGCCTGTGCGCCGAGTGCGGCCTGGTGTCCGCGCTGCACGCCACCGGCGGCGGGCGGCTGGTCGCGCTCGCCTGCGTGGACGGCAACGGCGAGCCGCTCATGCCGTGCGGGCGGTGCCGGCAGCTCCTGTACGAGCACGGCGGGCCGGAGATGCTGCTGCAGACCGCCGAGGGGCCGAAGCGCATGGCGGAGGTGCTGCCGCTCGCGTTCGGCCCGGAGGACCTCGGCCGGGTGCGCTGA
- a CDS encoding thymidine phosphorylase produces the protein MSFDAIDVIITKRDGRELSDAQIDWVVDAYTRGEVADEQMSALAMAILLNGMNRREIARWTAAMVASGTRMDWSALGGPTTDKHSTGGVGDKITLPLAPLVAACGAYVPQLSGRGLGHTGGTLDKLESIPGWRASLSADEMLAVLREAGAVVCAAGEGLAPADRKLYALRDVTGTVESIPLIASSIMSKKIAEGTGALVLDVKVGSGAFMKDVASARELATTMVELGEDAGVRTVALLTAMDRPLGRAVGNALEVAEAVEVLAGGGPEDVVELTVRLAREMLAAAGVDGRDPADALKDGSAMDVWRRMIRAQGGDPDAPLPRAAETMDVTAPADGVLARLDAYAVGVAAWRLGAGRARKEDPVSHAAGVTLHAKPGDHVRKGQPLLTLHTDEPARFDRALAALEGAYEIGMAPDPGLLPLVIERVTA, from the coding sequence ATGAGCTTCGACGCGATCGACGTGATCATCACCAAGCGGGACGGCCGCGAGCTGTCCGACGCGCAGATCGACTGGGTCGTCGACGCGTACACCCGGGGCGAGGTGGCCGACGAGCAGATGTCCGCGCTCGCCATGGCGATCCTGCTCAACGGCATGAACCGGCGGGAGATCGCCCGGTGGACCGCGGCGATGGTCGCCTCCGGCACCCGGATGGACTGGTCGGCCCTGGGCGGCCCGACCACCGACAAGCACTCCACCGGCGGCGTCGGCGACAAGATCACGCTGCCGCTCGCGCCGCTGGTCGCGGCGTGCGGGGCGTACGTGCCGCAGCTGTCCGGCCGGGGCCTCGGCCACACCGGCGGCACGCTCGACAAGCTCGAGTCGATCCCCGGCTGGCGGGCGTCGCTGTCCGCCGACGAGATGCTCGCCGTACTGCGCGAGGCGGGCGCGGTGGTGTGCGCCGCCGGGGAGGGGCTCGCCCCGGCGGACCGCAAGCTGTACGCGCTGCGCGACGTGACCGGCACCGTGGAGTCGATCCCGCTCATCGCCTCGTCGATCATGTCGAAGAAGATCGCCGAGGGCACCGGGGCGCTCGTGCTCGACGTGAAGGTCGGCTCCGGCGCGTTCATGAAGGACGTGGCCTCGGCCCGGGAGCTCGCCACCACCATGGTCGAGCTCGGCGAGGACGCCGGGGTGCGCACGGTCGCCCTGCTCACCGCGATGGACCGGCCGCTCGGCCGCGCGGTCGGCAACGCGCTCGAGGTCGCCGAGGCGGTCGAGGTGCTCGCCGGGGGCGGCCCGGAGGACGTGGTCGAGCTCACGGTACGGCTCGCGCGGGAGATGCTCGCCGCCGCCGGGGTGGACGGCCGGGACCCGGCCGACGCGCTCAAGGACGGCTCGGCGATGGACGTCTGGCGGCGCATGATCCGGGCCCAGGGCGGCGACCCGGACGCCCCGCTGCCGCGCGCCGCCGAGACCATGGACGTCACCGCCCCGGCCGACGGCGTGCTCGCCCGCCTCGACGCCTACGCGGTGGGCGTCGCCGCCTGGCGGCTGGGCGCGGGCCGGGCCCGCAAGGAGGACCCGGTGTCGCACGCCGCGGGCGTCACGCTGCACGCCAAGCCCGGCGACCATGTGCGCAAGGGGCAGCCGCTGCTGACCCTGCACACCGACGAGCCCGCGCGGTTCGACCGGGCCCTGGCGGCCCTTGAGGGCGCGTACGAGATCGGCATGGCGCCCGACCCGGGCCTGCTCCCGCTGGTGATCGAGCGGGTGACCGCCTGA